TAAAGTTAAGAAATTCGAAGATGAAGAAGTATTTGAATCTTTCAGTTGTCCCTTCAATACATCCTTCAATACAATATTTAAGGAATCGAGATTTTTCATTTCAGCAAGCAACTCTGAACGTTCTCTCATCAAATTCTGCTTTTCCACTTCTTGAGAAGCTGCAACAAATGAATTCTTTTGAAAGTACTTTTGAATTCCTTCTTTCAAAGCTATAGCTTCTATAGCATCAGATTCAGCACCGATTTCAATCATGAAACTCTCTCCTGACATTGCATCTTCCATTCGTAATGAGTCTGCACTTTCCTGCGACATACTCAAAACCATACTCTCATAAATATGATTATAATCATTCAAATGAAAGGCTCCTACTTCTGTTATAGTTTTTGCTTGATCAACAAGAATTCCTAAATGCCTAGCTAATAATTGTTTAGCTTTCTCATCATCAGATTTAGCCAAAGAATTCAACTTTTCAAACTCTTTAATAAAAGTATTTCCTTTTAAGAATTTTGAATTTACTTGAGCACTTGTGCTGTAATAAGATGATGTGATAAATTTGAAGGAATAACCTGCCAAGACACCTATAATTGTAAAAGTGACTATCAATTTATACCACCTTGAAATAAGGTTTTTCAGAAAAATTGCAGATTTTAATATTCCCCTCCCAACATTTCCAAAGAACTCTCCAGCCAGTTTAAAAAGCTCCTTCAGATCGATCTCGTCGTCATTGTGGTGGACTGGTTTTCTAGAGTTGTCTACCATTTTGTCAATATTTTGTGTTTTTGATGATATACAGAATCAGTATAGCAATGATTCTAGTAAGTGTGGATTACAATAAATTAGTTAAATAAGATTATTAAATAATAACCTATAAGTAAGTGCATAATTTAGTTAATAGTTGAAAAAATTATGTCATCCTAGTTACCTAGAATGACATAATTTATTTAACGAATCCAAAAATAATACTTTTTAACAGTATTTGACAAGAGTCTCTGTTAATTATTTTTCTTTTTCGCTTTCTGCATTGGGTTAGAACCTCTTCCAGCACCTCTTGCTGCCGAATCTCTCTTGTAGATTTCGAATCTGCTCATCTGAGGTTTTCTAGGGAAGTAGTTATTCTCAGTATCTACATCTGCAGTTTCACGGTGTGGATCCAACACAAATTGTTTTACTGGTTTTTCTGTAATAAATACTTTACTAACCACTACATCATCCATTTTCCAAATTTCTGCAGGAATACGCTTCAGCTCTTTTGAACCATCTTCATATTCTAGCTCAACGATGATTGGCATTACCAAACCTCCTTCATTTTTGAAGTCAACCTGATAGAAGAATCTACGATCAGCAATATATTGCATTTCCTCTTTACCAACAGACTTCTTATAAGACTCATAGCCTTCTTTTGCATCAGCTGTCACATCCAATGGATCATAGCTGTTGTAGAAGTCTTTCAAGCCTGACTTAGTATCAATCTTTCTTGGAAGGTTTTCCTCCTTGTTTTTCACCTGAGTGATATTAGGACGAACTCCATCTCTTTCTTGCTTCAGTTTAGCCAATTCAACTTGAGGGTTCTTTGAATCGATTTCAAACATCTCAACATTTTCGATTGTGATGTCTACGTGGTCAGTAGTATAGAACCAACCTCTCCAGAACCAATCCAAGTCAACAGCTGAAGCGTCCTCCATTGTACGGAAGAAATCAGCAGGCTTAGGGTGTTTAAATGCCCAACGAGTAGAATACTCTTTGAATGCATAGTCAAACAACTCTCTACCCATTACTGTTTCTCTCAGGATATTCAATGCAGTCGCTGGCTTACCGTAAGCGTTATTGCCAAACTGCTTGATTGATTCCGAGTTAGTCATAATAGGCATGATATTGTTTTTGTCTCCTTTCATGTAAGGAACAATATTCTCAGGGAAACCTCTTCTTGAAGGATAGTTTTCATCCCACTCTCTCTCAGCCAAGAACTGCACGAATGTATTCAAACCTTCGTCCATCCAAGTCCACTGTCTTTCGTCAGAGTTGACAATCATCGGGAAGAAGTTGTGACCTACTTCGTGGATGATTACCGAGATCATACCATACTTGATTCTGTCAGAGTATGTACCGTCAGCGTTTGGACGACCGTAGTTGAAACAAATCATTGGATATTCCATACCGTTTGAAGCCTCTACTGAAATAGCTACAGGGTAAGGGTAAGGAATTGTGAATTTAGAATACACTTCCAATGTATGCACTACAACTTCTGTTGAGTATTGTCCCCAAAGTGGATTACCTTCTTTAGGGTAATAAGACATTGCCATTACAGTTTTGCCATCAATCTCAACACCCATTGCATCCCAAATGAACTTTCTTGAACTACCCCAAGCAAAGTCTCTTACATTTTCAGCATGGTAAACCCAAGTCTTTTTATCCTTGGCTTTTGTTTTTTCCTTTTTCTCAACTTCTTTTTGAGAAACAATCACTACAGGCTTTGAAGCTGTCTTAGACTGCTTGAACAATTCTTGCTGCTTTTCTGTCAATACAGTTTCTGGATTCTTAAGCTCACCTGTTGAAGCAACAATATGATCTGAAGGAACTGTAATTTCTACTTCATAATCACCGAAAGGCAATGCAAATTCTCCTCTGCCCAAGAATTGCTTGTGCTGCCATCCATTTACATCATCATAAACAGCCATTCTTGGGAACCACTGTGTGATGGTATAAATCGTGTTATCATCTTCAGGGAAGTACTCATAACCACCACGACCACCCATCAGGTTACGGTCATTGATGTTGTAGTACCAGTCAATTTGGAAAGTATAAGACTCACCTGTTTTCAGAGGCTTCGGAAGATCTACTCTCATCATTGTCTTGTTGACTGTATAAGTCAGATCTTTACCGTTAGCATCCTTTACAAGTTGAATCTTGTGACCACCATCATACTCAGGATAGCCATCAATACCCTCCATCTGATCAACAGTAGCTTTGTCTCTCAGTTGGTTCTGGCTGATTTTATAAGTATCAGAATCAGTAGCACGCATATTCTGATCCAACTGCACCCACAGGTAAGTCAACTCATCAGGTGAGTTGTTAGTGTATGTAATTTTTTCAGAACCATTTAGTCTGTGGATACTTTCATCCAGTTCAGCTTTAATGCTGTAATCAGCACGCTGCTGCCAGTACTCATGTCCAGGAGCACCTGAACCAGTACGGTATACGTTTGGCGTAGGCAGTTCTTCATCTAACTGCTTGAACTTAGAGGTATTATAGTTCTGAGCAAAAGATAAAGTTACCGAAAAAATGAAGCTCAATGTGAAGAGCATTCGTCGTTGTACTTGACACTTCATGTTGAATTGGGATTGTCAATGAAACTTACTTGAATAATTGATCTCTATCATACAAAAATAAAAACAGATCTTGAATTATTGATAATTATCGTTAAAAAACCGTTAACAAATTGACTCAGATCATTGTTATTTCAATCAGAACATCATACACAATACAGCTCATGTATGATTTTATAGAGAATAAAAAAAAGCTTCACAATTAATGTGAAGCTTCTTAGCTACCTCCTAATGGAGATTAGTCAACTTTTCGGAAAACCTGTACTGTTCTATTTACATTATAGATTTTCAAGTGCTGTTTTTCGTCAGTAAAGAATCTTGAACCGTGACTTACACGTCCAAAACCTCCAAATTCTGGTGCATCCGAGTCCAATATCAACTCATAGCTTCCCCCATCTTGAATATTGAATTCATAATCAGGTATCGAATTCGAAGGATCAAAATTGAACACATAAACCAACTCTCCTTTTTGGAATATTATGGTATGGTTGTTTGCATCCATATTCAAAATTTTCGCTTCCTGAGGAGCCAACACATGATATTTCTTGGCAAGATCAATCATTGCTTTCTCGAAGTTGTTCAGCTTCTGATAACGAAGGAATCCATTATCAGCCAATGACCACTGTCTTCTTGCGTAATGGTAACTCCAGTTGTTCCCTTCCCTTGGAAAGTCAACCCATTCTGGATGTCCGAATTCATTACCCATAAATGTCAAGTATCCCTCTCCACCTAAAGATAAAGTCAGGAATCGGATCATTTTATGCAAGGCAATTCCTCTATCGACAACAATATTGCCGCTAGCATTATCCATCCCTTCATACATCTCCTTGTCCATCAACCAGAATGCGATCGTTTTGTCACCCACAAGAGCCTGATCATGAGACTCTGCATATGCAATCGTTTTTTCGTTCCAACGACGGTTAACCATCACACTCCAGAAATCCCACACATTCCAATCTTCATCACGTTGCTCTTCAAGAATTTTAATCCAGAAATCAGGAATACCCATTCCCAATCGGAAGTCAAATCCTAGTCCACCTTCCAAGACAGGTCTACCCAATCCAGGCATACCACTCACATCCTCAGCAATGGTCATCACACCTTTTCTTACCTCATGAGCCAACTCATTGGCTAACTGTAGATAAGTGATAGCCTCAGTGTCAACCTGCATTCCGAAATAATCATCATAGCTTGCAAAGCCTGCATGACCATGATGATGATAAAGCATAGAAGTAACTCCATCAAAGCGGAACCCGTCAAAGCGGAACTCCTCCAGCCAGTACCTGACATTAGAAAGTAAGAACTGTATTACTTCCCACTTTCCATAATTGAAAATTTTTGAGTCCCAATCAGGGTGATCTCCCTTCCCTCCTGCATGAAAATACTGGTAGTCAGTACCATCATATTCATTCAGACCTTCATTCAGGTTCTTTACAGCGTGTGAATGAACAATGTCCATCACCACTGCAATTCCCATACTATGGGCTTTTTTAATTAAGCTTTTCAGCTCTTCAGGTGTTCCAAAACGGGAAGAAACCGCAAAGAAACTGGATACGTGATATCCAAATGAGGCATAATACGGGTGCTCCTGCACTGCCATCATTTGAATTGTATTATAACCGAGATCTTTAATTCTCGGAAGCACATTGTCTTCAAACTCCTTGAATGTCCCGACACCTCCACTTTCTGTTGCCATTCCAATATGGCATTCATAAATGATTGGTTCCGTTATTTTTGTCGGGTCAAAGCTATCCCCTTCCCATGAAAACGCTGTCTCAGGGTTCCAGAATAAACCAGAGAAGTTAGGAGAACCAGGGTCCTGACCAACTCTTGTCATCATGGCAGGAATCCGCTCCACGGCTCCATTGGCAGCATGTACCAATACTTTTATCTTGCTGTTATGCTTGAGTGAGTGCGCATAAGTATCATCATCAAGAAAGATTTCCCATACTCCACCTTCAATCTGATGAAGCGGGTGACTATTCCGATTCCAGCCATTAAAATCACCTATCAAGAAAAGAGCATGAGCGTTTGGCGCCCACTCACGGTAGTACCACCCTCTTCTTTCCTTGTCATAGTTGAAGCCTAGGAATTTGTGGGCACCAGCAAAGTCGTAGATTGAGCCATAGTGCTGTTCAAGGGCACTTTTGAGCTTCACAAAACGGTCTATTCTGTTTTCGATCTCTTGCACATGCGGCTCCAGCCAAGGATCATCCACCACCAGTTTTGGGAGCTTCTGTTTAGTTTCCTTCATGGTCAAAAAATAAGTTGTAATGTTTTTAAGGACGATAAATGATATTTGTTAGTTCAGTTTAGCGTTGGGCTACTTAAAATTGAGTGAAAGACCTCTTCTTATTTATATTATTATCGCACTCAACAGATAGCTTAATTGATATCAAAAGACTGTCCTAATAGGGTTAACGATCCAGCTTCTCTCTCAGAATATTACAAATCATCAAGTAAAAAGCTGTAAAACGACATTAATAGTACTTTTAATGCTTTACCATTAGGTCAAATAGCCTTTCGTTTCTCACAAGTTTACAATTTTAAATTTAATTAATAATAAAAAAGCAATAATCTGACTTAATACCAAATCGGTATTGTACTATTCTTTTCCCCAAACATCCATACATTTTCATACAAACAACCGATTGCAAGTTAAGTAAGCAAGATTCAACACTGTAGATACATCAATCACCTAATGATTGAGACTTTTTTATTCTTTTTTTAAAATCTCTATTCTTAACAAATTCATATTACTACTTGGAATGTTTGCACAACCCCCATCGATTCAACTATCTTTGCCGTATTATTTGAACGAGACTGAAGACTACGAGCATGAAAACGATTATTGCACCATCAGTGCTGGCAGCTGATTTCGCCAACTTACAGCGCGATGTGGAAATGATTAATGATAGCCAGGCTGACTGGTTTCATATCGATATTATGGATGGCGCATTTGTGCCAAACATTTCATTTGGTATTCCTGTGACTGAAGCGATTAACCGTCACGCAAAGAAACCTCTTGATGTTCACCTGATGATCAACAATCCTGATCAGTACTTGGAGGCATTCAAGAATGCAGGTGCAGAGATGATCTCAGTACATATTGAGGCTTGTACACACCTACACAGAACTATTCAAAAGATCAAAGAATTGGGCTGTTGGGCAGGCGTTGCAGTAAACCCTCATACCTCTATTACACTTCTGGAAGACATCATCGAAGACCTTGACTATGTTTGTCTGATGTCTGTGAACCCTGGCTTTGGTGGTCAGAAGTTCATAGAGAAGACCTATGACAAGATCAGGGCACTGAAAAAGATGATCGACGAGAAGGGCAGCAAAGCTCGTATCCAAATTGATGGAGGCGTGGATGAAGGTAACGCTGCCAAACTGATAGAAGCAGGTGCTTCGATTCTGGTTGCTGGTAGCTATGTTTTCAAAAACGAGAATCCGAAACTGGCAATTGAAAAGATCAAGATCTGATATAAGTAATCATAAAATGGGTGTGTTGTCTAAGGGCAACACATCCTTGTTTTTCACCCTATAACCTCCATTGAAGCAACCCCACCCTTTTTTTAATATTCAAAGCCCTTAATTGAAAAAAAATGAAAGTATTTAAGTTTGGAGGAGCGTCTATCAAAGATGCAGATGCTGTTAGAAATGTAAAGACAATCATCAGCGAATATTCGGATAAAAGAAACCTTCTGGTTGTTGTATCTGCTATGGGCAAGTCCACGAATGGTCTAGAAGCTATTCTGGAAGCTTACCATAAGGGTGATGACTACAAGCCGCTGATTGAGGAAATGCGCAATTTCCACCTTGATATTTCTCGTGAGCTTTTCAACAACCAAGAAGCTACCATCTTCAAACAGCTGGATCAACTATTCTTCTTGCTGGAAAAGAAATTGACATCAGGTATCGAAGATAAGGATGAACTTTATGACCAAATCGTATCTTTTGGTGAGCTGATTTCATCACATATCATTTCTGCTTACCTGAATCAAGAGGACGTACCGACTCAATTTATTGATGCCCGTATCTACATTCAGACAAGTGAGACTTGGAGAGAAGGTCAAGTGGATTATGACTGGACAGAGCAGATGATCAAAGCTGAACTTCCTGCAATTCTTGATAAGCAAGTAATCCTGACTCAAGGTTTCATTGGCGGAACAATCAGCAACCGTACTACTACTTTAGGACGTGAAGGTTCTGACTTCAGTGCTGCCATTTTTGCACATTGCCTTGATGCTGATGGGTTGACTATCTGGAAAGATGTTCCCGGCATTATGAATGCTGATCCTAAACGTGTTCCTGATGCGACACTATATGATAAGCTGTCATACAAATATGCAGCGGAAATGACTTACTATGGAGCCTCAGTGATACACCCAAAAACGATCCGCCCATTGGCGGTAAAAGGCATTCCTCTTTACGTTAAGTCATTTGTACACCCTAGTGACCCCGGTACCGTAATTGGGGATGTGGAAATGAAAGACAATACCAAGACGGCTTATATTTTCAAGAAAAACCAATGTCTGATGCGCTTTGAGGAAAAGGACTTCCTAAACGTCAACAAGGCACACTTGGGAGTGGTTTTCAATGAACTTTCTAGGTACAATATTAAGCTGAACCTGACACGCAACAGTGCACTTTCATTCACAATCTGTGTAGATTACAATGAAAGCAACATCCAGCGTGTGATCAATGTGCTGTCAGACCATTTCTATATTTCTACCTTGAATCACCTAGAACTGATCACGGTCAGAAACTATACTGATGAAGCGATCAAAGGATTGGGCATTGACCCTGCTACTATACTGATCGAACAAAGAACAGATGACAATTATCAGGTTGTAAAAAAGGCAGATTAATCCATCGCTTTTTTTAACTTTTCTGATAAAATCACATATTTGTAATCATCGTCCTGACATTAGGACTTCCAACATGGAGCAATTGACTAAGACATTATATCCTATTCTTTTGCTCCATGTATTTAAGGAAATCACGTTGTCAAGTATGATAACCGATTTCCTATCAATCTCAATTTATCACACAACAAAAATGTCTCTGACATCTTATGACCATGAACACCGAAGCTATTGAAAAGGCGCTGATTGAAATCATTAAAAAAAGATCTGAACTGAATCAACTGAGCTACGAGGACGAAAAGTACGACGAAACTGAGGATGCGCTCCATGATTTGGAAGACGACTTTGTAGATGATCACGGTGACACACTTGAGGATATCCTTTCAGACGTACATGATGACCTATGCCCTGACATCGACGTTCTTTCTCCGTTGAGCTATATTGCCCAACAATATGTTCAGACTGGCGAAAATGCAATGGGACCTGAGTATGACGTAACTTTTGACCAAGGCGTTTTCGTAGAGGTTGATGATTATTTAGGTAAACCAACCAAACTGGTAATCATCCCAAATCCTCTTAGAATCATCTTGAACATAGACCGCCAAAACAGAGAGCTTGTGTGGTCAAAAGAGACTAAAAAGCAGTAATCGCAATATTAAGCAACTATTGAAATGAAATGGAGAATTTCTCTCCTATGTTTTCAAGGATATAGATTATCTGTTTTTCTAGGTCTTGTTTAGAGGTATAAGCATACTTAGGCAACCATGTATATTTTATTTCTTTCCAGAGTCTTTCAATCAAATTAAGCTCAGGAGAATAAGGAGGGATAAAGAAGAGTATAAGTCCTTTATCCCTCCATTTTTCGATTTGTTCCTTGAATCTATGACTTCGATGTGTAGGTGCATTGTCTAACACGACAATGGTTGGACGAATTATGTCACTGGCAAAGCGATCAAAGCACTCAATAACTATTTCAGAGTTGGCAGCCCCTTGAAAGA
This portion of the Limibacter armeniacum genome encodes:
- a CDS encoding M1 family metallopeptidase, which produces MKCQVQRRMLFTLSFIFSVTLSFAQNYNTSKFKQLDEELPTPNVYRTGSGAPGHEYWQQRADYSIKAELDESIHRLNGSEKITYTNNSPDELTYLWVQLDQNMRATDSDTYKISQNQLRDKATVDQMEGIDGYPEYDGGHKIQLVKDANGKDLTYTVNKTMMRVDLPKPLKTGESYTFQIDWYYNINDRNLMGGRGGYEYFPEDDNTIYTITQWFPRMAVYDDVNGWQHKQFLGRGEFALPFGDYEVEITVPSDHIVASTGELKNPETVLTEKQQELFKQSKTASKPVVIVSQKEVEKKEKTKAKDKKTWVYHAENVRDFAWGSSRKFIWDAMGVEIDGKTVMAMSYYPKEGNPLWGQYSTEVVVHTLEVYSKFTIPYPYPVAISVEASNGMEYPMICFNYGRPNADGTYSDRIKYGMISVIIHEVGHNFFPMIVNSDERQWTWMDEGLNTFVQFLAEREWDENYPSRRGFPENIVPYMKGDKNNIMPIMTNSESIKQFGNNAYGKPATALNILRETVMGRELFDYAFKEYSTRWAFKHPKPADFFRTMEDASAVDLDWFWRGWFYTTDHVDITIENVEMFEIDSKNPQVELAKLKQERDGVRPNITQVKNKEENLPRKIDTKSGLKDFYNSYDPLDVTADAKEGYESYKKSVGKEEMQYIADRRFFYQVDFKNEGGLVMPIIVELEYEDGSKELKRIPAEIWKMDDVVVSKVFITEKPVKQFVLDPHRETADVDTENNYFPRKPQMSRFEIYKRDSAARGAGRGSNPMQKAKKKNN
- a CDS encoding alpha-amylase family glycosyl hydrolase, whose amino-acid sequence is MKETKQKLPKLVVDDPWLEPHVQEIENRIDRFVKLKSALEQHYGSIYDFAGAHKFLGFNYDKERRGWYYREWAPNAHALFLIGDFNGWNRNSHPLHQIEGGVWEIFLDDDTYAHSLKHNSKIKVLVHAANGAVERIPAMMTRVGQDPGSPNFSGLFWNPETAFSWEGDSFDPTKITEPIIYECHIGMATESGGVGTFKEFEDNVLPRIKDLGYNTIQMMAVQEHPYYASFGYHVSSFFAVSSRFGTPEELKSLIKKAHSMGIAVVMDIVHSHAVKNLNEGLNEYDGTDYQYFHAGGKGDHPDWDSKIFNYGKWEVIQFLLSNVRYWLEEFRFDGFRFDGVTSMLYHHHGHAGFASYDDYFGMQVDTEAITYLQLANELAHEVRKGVMTIAEDVSGMPGLGRPVLEGGLGFDFRLGMGIPDFWIKILEEQRDEDWNVWDFWSVMVNRRWNEKTIAYAESHDQALVGDKTIAFWLMDKEMYEGMDNASGNIVVDRGIALHKMIRFLTLSLGGEGYLTFMGNEFGHPEWVDFPREGNNWSYHYARRQWSLADNGFLRYQKLNNFEKAMIDLAKKYHVLAPQEAKILNMDANNHTIIFQKGELVYVFNFDPSNSIPDYEFNIQDGGSYELILDSDAPEFGGFGRVSHGSRFFTDEKQHLKIYNVNRTVQVFRKVD
- the rpe gene encoding ribulose-phosphate 3-epimerase encodes the protein MKTIIAPSVLAADFANLQRDVEMINDSQADWFHIDIMDGAFVPNISFGIPVTEAINRHAKKPLDVHLMINNPDQYLEAFKNAGAEMISVHIEACTHLHRTIQKIKELGCWAGVAVNPHTSITLLEDIIEDLDYVCLMSVNPGFGGQKFIEKTYDKIRALKKMIDEKGSKARIQIDGGVDEGNAAKLIEAGASILVAGSYVFKNENPKLAIEKIKI
- a CDS encoding aspartate kinase; this encodes MKVFKFGGASIKDADAVRNVKTIISEYSDKRNLLVVVSAMGKSTNGLEAILEAYHKGDDYKPLIEEMRNFHLDISRELFNNQEATIFKQLDQLFFLLEKKLTSGIEDKDELYDQIVSFGELISSHIISAYLNQEDVPTQFIDARIYIQTSETWREGQVDYDWTEQMIKAELPAILDKQVILTQGFIGGTISNRTTTLGREGSDFSAAIFAHCLDADGLTIWKDVPGIMNADPKRVPDATLYDKLSYKYAAEMTYYGASVIHPKTIRPLAVKGIPLYVKSFVHPSDPGTVIGDVEMKDNTKTAYIFKKNQCLMRFEEKDFLNVNKAHLGVVFNELSRYNIKLNLTRNSALSFTICVDYNESNIQRVINVLSDHFYISTLNHLELITVRNYTDEAIKGLGIDPATILIEQRTDDNYQVVKKAD